The Sphingorhabdus sp. Alg231-15 genome has a segment encoding these proteins:
- a CDS encoding MlaD family protein, which yields METRSNHILVGVVTLTLLALVAAFLVWIVRFGDGAQKEYDIFFAQSVGGLAKGTGVTFAGVPSGQVLDVELWKKDPDFVRVRIAVSEETPILQGTTATIQSISFTAPPNIQLDGAVKGAPPIEELGPEGVPVIPTKPGALGELLNSAPLVVERLATLTDRLTLLLSDKNQESIEGILNNTERLTGSLAQQAPNLEALMAESSIAIRNAGQTAEKLSAVADNTNALLSKNGEPLAKNLTKTLAAAEKSMAALSVVLDDARPGVQQLGTKTIPEVDQLVQDMQALTKSLTSVTERLDQGGAGSLLSAPALPDYEPGK from the coding sequence ATGGAGACACGGTCCAATCATATTCTTGTCGGTGTAGTCACCCTGACCTTGCTTGCTCTGGTGGCCGCATTCCTTGTCTGGATTGTCCGCTTCGGCGATGGCGCTCAAAAGGAATATGATATCTTCTTTGCCCAGTCGGTGGGCGGCCTTGCAAAGGGGACCGGGGTAACATTTGCAGGTGTCCCCTCCGGTCAGGTTCTGGATGTCGAGCTGTGGAAAAAAGACCCGGATTTTGTGCGCGTGCGCATTGCGGTGAGTGAGGAAACTCCGATCTTGCAAGGGACAACGGCTACCATACAAAGCATCAGCTTCACCGCTCCCCCCAATATTCAACTGGATGGCGCGGTAAAGGGTGCGCCGCCGATCGAAGAATTGGGTCCGGAAGGCGTGCCTGTTATTCCAACGAAACCCGGTGCTTTGGGCGAACTGCTCAACAGCGCGCCGCTGGTTGTTGAACGACTGGCGACGCTGACCGACCGGCTGACCTTGCTATTATCGGACAAGAACCAGGAATCGATCGAAGGCATTTTGAACAATACCGAGCGGCTGACTGGCAGTCTGGCGCAACAAGCACCCAATCTCGAAGCGCTGATGGCGGAATCATCAATTGCGATCCGCAATGCAGGGCAAACCGCTGAAAAACTCTCTGCCGTTGCCGACAATACCAATGCGCTTTTGAGCAAGAATGGCGAGCCGCTGGCGAAAAACCTCACCAAAACTCTCGCCGCTGCCGAAAAGAGCATGGCGGCATTGAGTGTCGTGCTGGATGACGCCCGCCCGGGCGTGCAGCAGCTGGGAACCAAGACAATTCCGGAAGTGGATCAACTGGTTCAGGACATGCAGGCGCTCACGAAATCACTGACATCGGTGACCGAACGGCTGGATCAAGGTGGGGCAGGCTCTTTGCTGTCCGCACCGGCACTGCCAGATTATGAACCAGGCAAGTAG